Proteins encoded by one window of Sorex araneus isolate mSorAra2 chromosome 3, mSorAra2.pri, whole genome shotgun sequence:
- the JRKL gene encoding jerky protein homolog-like, protein MAGKRKRVVLTIKDKLDIIKKLEDGGSSKQLAGVYGIGETTVRDIRKNKEKLITYASSSDSSSLLAKRKSMKPSMYEELDRAMLEWFNQQRARGRPVSGPLCAKRAEFFFYALGLDGDFNPSAGWLTRFKQRHSIRELSARRPRPRGLAGDQAAVDNFCGSFGDFLRRENLQPEQVYHAGETGLFWRCLPARARGAPRPSEDRVTVLCCANATGAHKLKLCVVGKARRPRSCKAADTTNLPVSYFSQRGAWMDLSIFRQWFDKIFVPQVREYLRSKGLQEKAVLLLDNSPTHPNENVLRSDDGQIFAKYLPPNVAALVQPSGQGVIATMKRNYRLGLLQNNLEEGNDLCSYWKRLTLLDALYEIAMSWNLVKPVTITRAWKKILPAIDEKEGLDLDGEDISVATVATVLQHTKGLENVTTDNIEKWLEVDSTEPGYEVLSDSEIIRRAQGQTDESSENEEEEIELVPEKHINHAAALQWTENLLAYLEQQGDMILPDRLVIRKLRATIRNKHKMSNSSQ, encoded by the coding sequence ATGGCAGGCAAGCGGAAGCGAGTGGTCCTGACCATCAAGGACAAACTGGACATCATCAAGAAGCTGGAGGATGGCGGCTCATCCAAGCAGCTGGCGGGTGTGTACGGCATCGGTGAGACAACGGTACGTGACATCCGCAAGAACAAGGAGAAGCTCATCACCTATGCCAGTAGCTCCGACTCGAGCAGCCTGCTGGCCAAGCGCAAGTCCATGAAGCCATCCATGTATGAGGAGCTGGACCGCGCCATGCTCGAGTGGTTCAACCAGCAGCGCGCACGGGGCAGGCCCGTGTCGGGCCCGCTGTGTGCCAAGCGCGCGGAGTTCTTCTTTTACGCGCTGGGCCTGGATGGCGACTTCAACCCTTCGGCTGGCTGGCTCACTCGCTTCAAGCAGCGTCACAGCATCCGCGAGCTGAGCGCACGacgcccgcgcccccgcggccTGGCAGGTGACCAGGCGGCGGTGGACAACTTCTGTGGCAGCTTTGGCGACTTTCTGCGACGCGAGAACCTGCAGCCAGAGCAGGTGTACCACGCCGGTGAGACGGGGCTCTTCTGGCGCTGTCTCCCGGCGCGAGCCCGGGGCGCCCCGCGGCCGTCAGAGGATCGTGtcactgtgctgtgctgtgccaATGCCACCGGTGCACACAAGCTCAAGCTCTGTGTGGTGGGCAAGGCCAGGCGGCCGCGCTCCTGCAAGGCCGCTGACACCACCAACCTCCCCGTGTCCTACTTCAGCCAGAGAGGCGCCTGGATGGACCTGTCCATCTTCCGCCAGTGGTTTGATAAGATCTTTGTGCCCCAGGTCCGAGAGTACCTGCGCTCCAAGGGCCTGCAGGAGAAGGCTGTGCTTCTGCTCGACAACTCCCCGACTCACCCCAACGAGAACGTTCTGCGCTCCGACGACGGCCAGATTTTCGCCAAGTACCTGCCACCCAATGTGGCTGCCCTAGTTCAGCCCTCAGGTCAGGGTGTCATTGCCACCATGAAGAGGAACTACCGCCTGGGCCTTCTCCAGAACAACCTGGAAGAAGGCAATGacctgtgctcctactggaagaGGCTGACCCTGCTGGACGCACTGTATGAGATAGCCATGTCGTGGAACTTGGTGAAGCCGGTTACCATCACCAGAGCATGGAAGAAGATTCTCCCGGCCATAGACGAGAAGGAAGGTCTGGACCTGGATGGAGAAGATATCTCAGTGGCCACCGTAGCCACCGTTTTACAGCACACCAAAGGACTGGAAAATGTGACTACTGACAACATCGAAAAGTGGCTGGAAGTGGACAGTACAGAGCCAGGCTATGAAGTGTTAAGTGATAGTGAAATTATCAGGCGAGCACAGGGCCAGACAGATGAGTCCAGTGAAAATGAGGAGGAAGAAATAGAGCTGGTTCCAGAGAAACACATTAATCATGCTGCTGCTCTACAGTGGACGGAGAATTTATTAGCTTATCTTGAACAACAAGGGGATATGATTCTGCCTGATAGACTGGTGATACGTAAACTTCGAGCTACTATCAGAAATAAGCATAAGATGTCAAACTCAAGTCAATAA
- the CCDC82 gene encoding coiled-coil domain-containing protein 82 isoform X1: MKKGAEVAMVLVRRHETRKSSKTQEPEQISRVDWRRTKRNSLSQLLDSDEDLDSDEDLDSGEELDSDHSTGSDHDTELCSDKGRDKESALGSDLESATVESERNTDTHSSAMGQEESKVDACNPQQPSEHGTAGGTLDEDLDEEEHIRCGRRKRASLVMDDSDDSDGSDILVRKAGGKRPRRVVEDEAGSPGQALAARRRAQLQRLQELSRQRARRGRLGSRDAQDSEKESRQSSDENGEEDNEEEDNEEEENLEYGDDGDDYIIDDFVVQDEEGEEENKSQQGENLTTSQLKLVKQNSLYSFSDHYTHFERVVKALLINALDASFLGSLYDGTRQKTYAQDMLTSLHYLDNRFVQPRLESLVSRSRWKEQYKERVENYSHVAIHLRSPETCGCQACGLQRLCRYSVHLSGRLYNTKTMETDDFMSHDKQVFTVGRICANRTQIYHALKHFKFKLYQECCSIVKTEEVENEQVKETVERIFNQSKESGWIKEKYSQLQDYLNSADYFQDEKFEL; this comes from the exons ATGAAGAAGG GAGCTGAAGTGGCCATGGTACTTGTTAGAAGACACGAAACGAGGAAAAGTTCTAAGACGCAAGAGCCGGAGCAGATATCACGAGTGGACTGGAGGCGGACCAAAAGAAATAGCCTCTCCCAGTTACTGGACAGTGATGAAGACCTGGACAGCGATGAAGACCTGGACAGTGGCGAAGAGCTGGACAGTGACCACAGCACTGGCAGCGATCATGACACAGAGCTCTGCAGTGACAAGGGGCGGgacaaggagtcagccctgggaagTGACTTGGAATCTGCCACCGTGGAAAgtgagagaaacacagacaccCACAGCAGTGCCATGGGCCAGGAGGAGAGCAAAGTAGACGCCTGCAACCCCCAACAGCCCTCTGAACACGGGACAGCAGGAGGCACCCTGGACGAGGATCTAGATGAGGAAGAGCACATCCGGTGCGGGAGGAGGAAACGGGCATCCTTGGTGATGGATGACAGCGACGACAGCGATGGCAGCGACATCCTGGTGCGGAAGGCGGGCGGGAAGCGCCCGCGGAGAGTGGTGGAGGACGAGGCGGGCAGCCCGGGCCAGGCCCTGGCGGCCAGGAGGCGCGCGCAGCTGCAGAGGCTGCAGGAGTTGTCCAGGCAAAGGGCCCGCCGGGGACGTCTTGGGAGCCGCGACGCGCAG GACTCTGAAAAGGAATCACGCCAGAGCAGTGATGAGAATGGGGAGGAGGACAACGAGGAAGAGGACAACGAGGAAGAGGAAAATTTAGAATATGGTGACGACGGGGATGATTACATTATTGATGACTTTGTAGTGCAAGATGAGGAgggtgaagaagaaaataaaagccagCAAGGAGAAAACCTGACCACATCACAGCTGAAATTAGTGAAGCAGAATTCCCTTT ATTCCTTTAGTGACCACTACACCCATTTTGAGCGCGTGGTGAAGGCCCTGCTCATCAATGCTCTGGATGCCTCCTTTCTGGGCTCGCTGTATG ATGGCACCAGGCAGAAGACCTATGCGCAAGACATGCTGACATCGCTCCATTATCTGGACAACCGCTTCGTCCAGCCCCGTCTGGAGAGCTTGGTTTCTAGAAGCCGCTGGAAAGAGCAATACAAG GAGCGGGTGGAGAACTACTCCCATGTCGCCATCCACCTGAGGAGCCCGGAGACGTGCGGCTGCCAGGCATGCGGGCTGCAGCGCCTCTGCCGCTACTCGGTGCACCTGTCTGGGAGGCTCTACAATACCAAGACCATGGAGACCGACGACTTTATGTCGCACGACAAGCAG GTGTTTACTGTTGGCAGGATTTGTGCCAACCGCACCCAAATCTATCATGCACTGAAGCACTTTAAGTTCAAACTGTACCAGGAATGTTGCTCCATCGTGAAGACAGAAGAGGTGGAGAATGAGCAGGTTAAAGAGACAGTGGAAAGAATTTTCAATCAGTCCAAAGAAAGTGGCTGGATTAAGGAG AAATACAGCCAACTTCAAGACTATCTCAACTCTGCAGATTACTTTCAAGATGAGAAGTTTGAATTGTGA
- the CCDC82 gene encoding coiled-coil domain-containing protein 82 isoform X2: MVLVRRHETRKSSKTQEPEQISRVDWRRTKRNSLSQLLDSDEDLDSDEDLDSGEELDSDHSTGSDHDTELCSDKGRDKESALGSDLESATVESERNTDTHSSAMGQEESKVDACNPQQPSEHGTAGGTLDEDLDEEEHIRCGRRKRASLVMDDSDDSDGSDILVRKAGGKRPRRVVEDEAGSPGQALAARRRAQLQRLQELSRQRARRGRLGSRDAQDSEKESRQSSDENGEEDNEEEDNEEEENLEYGDDGDDYIIDDFVVQDEEGEEENKSQQGENLTTSQLKLVKQNSLYSFSDHYTHFERVVKALLINALDASFLGSLYDGTRQKTYAQDMLTSLHYLDNRFVQPRLESLVSRSRWKEQYKERVENYSHVAIHLRSPETCGCQACGLQRLCRYSVHLSGRLYNTKTMETDDFMSHDKQVFTVGRICANRTQIYHALKHFKFKLYQECCSIVKTEEVENEQVKETVERIFNQSKESGWIKEKYSQLQDYLNSADYFQDEKFEL; encoded by the exons ATGGTACTTGTTAGAAGACACGAAACGAGGAAAAGTTCTAAGACGCAAGAGCCGGAGCAGATATCACGAGTGGACTGGAGGCGGACCAAAAGAAATAGCCTCTCCCAGTTACTGGACAGTGATGAAGACCTGGACAGCGATGAAGACCTGGACAGTGGCGAAGAGCTGGACAGTGACCACAGCACTGGCAGCGATCATGACACAGAGCTCTGCAGTGACAAGGGGCGGgacaaggagtcagccctgggaagTGACTTGGAATCTGCCACCGTGGAAAgtgagagaaacacagacaccCACAGCAGTGCCATGGGCCAGGAGGAGAGCAAAGTAGACGCCTGCAACCCCCAACAGCCCTCTGAACACGGGACAGCAGGAGGCACCCTGGACGAGGATCTAGATGAGGAAGAGCACATCCGGTGCGGGAGGAGGAAACGGGCATCCTTGGTGATGGATGACAGCGACGACAGCGATGGCAGCGACATCCTGGTGCGGAAGGCGGGCGGGAAGCGCCCGCGGAGAGTGGTGGAGGACGAGGCGGGCAGCCCGGGCCAGGCCCTGGCGGCCAGGAGGCGCGCGCAGCTGCAGAGGCTGCAGGAGTTGTCCAGGCAAAGGGCCCGCCGGGGACGTCTTGGGAGCCGCGACGCGCAG GACTCTGAAAAGGAATCACGCCAGAGCAGTGATGAGAATGGGGAGGAGGACAACGAGGAAGAGGACAACGAGGAAGAGGAAAATTTAGAATATGGTGACGACGGGGATGATTACATTATTGATGACTTTGTAGTGCAAGATGAGGAgggtgaagaagaaaataaaagccagCAAGGAGAAAACCTGACCACATCACAGCTGAAATTAGTGAAGCAGAATTCCCTTT ATTCCTTTAGTGACCACTACACCCATTTTGAGCGCGTGGTGAAGGCCCTGCTCATCAATGCTCTGGATGCCTCCTTTCTGGGCTCGCTGTATG ATGGCACCAGGCAGAAGACCTATGCGCAAGACATGCTGACATCGCTCCATTATCTGGACAACCGCTTCGTCCAGCCCCGTCTGGAGAGCTTGGTTTCTAGAAGCCGCTGGAAAGAGCAATACAAG GAGCGGGTGGAGAACTACTCCCATGTCGCCATCCACCTGAGGAGCCCGGAGACGTGCGGCTGCCAGGCATGCGGGCTGCAGCGCCTCTGCCGCTACTCGGTGCACCTGTCTGGGAGGCTCTACAATACCAAGACCATGGAGACCGACGACTTTATGTCGCACGACAAGCAG GTGTTTACTGTTGGCAGGATTTGTGCCAACCGCACCCAAATCTATCATGCACTGAAGCACTTTAAGTTCAAACTGTACCAGGAATGTTGCTCCATCGTGAAGACAGAAGAGGTGGAGAATGAGCAGGTTAAAGAGACAGTGGAAAGAATTTTCAATCAGTCCAAAGAAAGTGGCTGGATTAAGGAG AAATACAGCCAACTTCAAGACTATCTCAACTCTGCAGATTACTTTCAAGATGAGAAGTTTGAATTGTGA